AGTGACACAAAAAAGATACAAGACTTGCTCAATCGATAAAAAATCGAGTAAAAAATGTTATCACAGAATCAGCCAACCACAGTACAACCTTATTATCTAGTAAATTAGTGAAAAATAGAATTAATTTATACAGTAAATGCTGGTGAGGAAATCAGGGAATGTTCCAACAAGGAACGTCTACATCAGGAGGTAGATACGCATTTATGAGTACAGTTCTGATTGTGGAAGACAGTATTGCACAACGGGAGATGATCACAGACCTCCTGAAAGCCAGTGGCTTAATAGTCACCCATGCCAGTGATGGAGTAGAAGCTTTGGAAGCTATTCAAAGCACACCTCCTGATTTAGTCGTTTTAGATATTGTCATGCCCCGAATGAACGGCTACGAAGTTTGCCGACGGTTAAAATCCGATCCGAAAACCCAAAATGTCCCCGTGGTCATGTGTTCTTCCAAGGGCGAAGAATTTGATCGCTACTGGGGGATGAAGCAGGGTGCAGACGCCTACATAGCCAAACCTTTTCAACCAACTGAGTTGGTGGGAACAGTCAAACAACTACTGCGAGGATAAGGTTCAACTACCCCATCCTTACAGGGTGGGGAGCAACGCAAGTGTCGAATAGCCCGTTGAGCCAGAATTGCGTACACACAGCTAGGTACTGCTTTTGCCTAGCTTACTATAAGTTCTTTTATGAGAACGTTGGACAAGCAACGATGAAGAAAATATGGTCAGCAAACCGGACTTTTTAAGTGGAAGTGGTCAAGACCATTTCCGCCCTGAATTACAAGTAGAAAGTCCTGAAGGTGAGTTACATTTGCGGTTTTATATTCCCTCGCATCAGGAGTTTGCACTACCAGCAACTGGTATTCGGGAGGTAATGGAACTGAGTCCAGATCGAATTACACCGATCCCTAATGTTTCTCCTTTGCTTTTGGGTACTCTAAATTTACGAGGTCGAGTAATTTGGGTGGCTGATTTGGGTCAATTTCTGGGAGAAGCAACCGCGTTAAACACAGATAGAGCAGAGATTCCGGTGATTGCTATCGAAGAGCAAGACACGATAGTGGGCTTGGCGGTAGAAGAAATCGGTGGTATGGACTGGCTTGATGTCCAGCATCTGATGCTACCAACTCATGTGCCGGATACTATGGCTCCCTTTTTGCGCGGAGAGTGGTTATTAGATGCTAATCACAATCAGTGTCTACGACTACTCGATCAAATGGCAATTTTGCGGAGTGCAAGGTGGGCAGGATGAAATGGGGAGAGAGGAAATGGCAGCAAGTATAGATGAGTACCTCGAAGCTTATCAGCAGGCTTATACAGCCTACACAGAACAGAATTATGAACTAGCAGCCACTTTAATTGACGAGGTGGTGCAAAATTTACCAGATGACTCTAATTCTCATTTGTTAAGGGGTCATATCTACTACGTTTTGCAGGAGTATGATATTGCCAAAATAGAATATGAAACAGTTTTGGTATTGAGTGAAGATGCGGGAATTATAGAGTTTGCCAAAAATGGAATTGATAGTATTAATCAATTGCAAGAAACTTTAGATTTATCGAACTCTTCTGTAGACAATGGTCAAGGAGATGCAGTAGATATATCGGCAGCTGTGCAAGTTGATGAACTAGAATTAAAAAAATGGGATTTGAGTGAGAATTTAGAAGAGGACAGCTTTGATTTTGAATCCTTAAGTGAGGAGGAAGAAATTTCAGAGGAAATAGATGAAATATCATTAGGAAATCCCTTTTATATTCCCACGGACAATCTGGAATTTTCGCCAGAAGCAGATTCTGCAGCATCTTTTACGGAAGACCCTTTTAGCTTGCATGAACAACCAAGTGAGCAAGATTCTCAAAGCAACAGTTGGCAAGACCAAGTAGAATTAGAACTTCCCCCTTTCTGGCAAGAAGATCTATCAACGGGTACTATTGACGAGTCAGATTCAGTTCCCAGTATTGGCGACGATAGCAATTCACCTTTTGCACAAGGTAACTCGGAAATACCGGCTGAGTTGTTGATTGGCGAAACTTCGCCAGCAGCGAGGAGTGCTGATTTGGAATTGCCAAAAAATGACGAGTCTGATGATACTCTATTGATCAGCAAGTCGATGGGAGAAGAAATTGGCAAAAATCCCAAAAACTTGATATATAACAAAGATGATTTTCAAGTTACATCAGAAAATTGGTTGGGACAAACAGACACAGACACCGCAGAAGATTTGCCGGAAGTCACATCATCTTTTGAGCGAAATTACGCGGTAGAACAAAAGGCGATAAAATCGGGTGTCGCCGGCGGCATCAAGAATTTTGAGGGGGATGATAATTTTGATTTTGAGGCATTTGAATCGGCATTTGGGACGGAAGATATTAACACTGATGAAGACACAACTGGTATATTGAATGCAGAAACAGCTAAGAGTAATATCGAGTTTTTAGATGACTTTGATGAATTTGATGATCTAGGCAGTATTCCTGGCTTTGATCTGACAGAAGAAGAGCCAACCTTTGCTGAAGTCGCCATCCGTGTTGGTACCCTGGATGCCAATGGGAGATTGCCAAGTAAAGGCATAGATCTTCCTATGAGTGATGCCACAAATAGCGATCGCGAAGAAGAACTATTTAGTATCACCGGCTCCCAAGAAGCAGTCCCAGTCTTTACCCAAACAGATGTCTCTAAGCTAGAACCTAACGTCAGCGTTGAGCAGGGCTGGTTAGCACTCCTAGAAAATGCCAGCCTAGAAAACAAACAATGGGTAGTAGCCGGGGTTGTGGGCGTGGTTTCGGCGCTGATGGTAGCGACAGTCAGCTTTGCGGCTACGACCTTTTCGCCAGCCCAACAAAGGGAGTCAGTACGCAATACAGGTTGGGCTATGGCCTTAGCTGCTGGGATTGCTGGTGGTGTGACTGCAGGGGTGATGGGAAATCTCACACTCAAGCAAATTCGGCGCACAACCAAGGATCTACAAGCTCAGTTTGATGCTGTACGCCAAGGTAATCTCAATGTTAAAGCCACAGTCTATTCCGAAGATGAATTAGGAATGCTAGCCACCGGCTTTAATGAAATGGCGCGGGTAATTTTCGCGACCACAAATGAAGCCCAACGCAAAGCCGATGAACAAGAAGAAGCCAAAGAAAACCTGCAACGTCAAGTAATTCGCCTCTTAGACGACGTAGAAGGAGCCGCTAGGGGAGATTTAACGGTTCAAGCTGAGGTGACAGCCGACGTACTAGGAGCCGTTGCAGACGCCTTTAACCTGACAATTCAAAATCTGCGGGATATTGTCCAACAGGTAAAAGTCGCAGCTAGAGAAGTGACTAAAGGTGCAACCAACTCAGAAACCTTTGCTAGAGCCTTATCTAGTGATGCGTTGCGACAAGCTGAAGAGTTAGCAAACACCTTGAATTCCGTCCAGGTGATGACAGACTCAATTCAGCGGGTAGCAGAAGCGGCGCGAGAAGCCGAAACTGTAGCCCGTGATGCTAGTACCATCGCCCTCAAAGGTGGGGAAGCTGTGGAAAATACTGTGGCGGGGATTTTAGAAATTCGGGAAACTGTAGCAGAAACCACTCGCAAGGTGAAACGACTGGCAGAATCTTCTCAAGAAATTTCTAAGATTGTGGCTTTGATTTCTCAGATTGCTTCGAGAACCAATTTGTTAGCCCTCAATGCTAGTATTGAGGCAGCAAGGGCAGGAGAAGCCGGACGGGGGTTTGCTATTGTGGCAGATGAAGTGCGACAGCTAGCCGACAAATCTGCCAAATCCTTAAAGGAAATCGAACAAATTGTGATGCAAATTCAGAGCGAAACAGGCTCTGTAATGACCGCAATGGAAGAAGGCACACAACAGGTCATTAAAGGCACAAAATTGGCAGAAGAAGCCAAGCGATCGCTAGAAAATATCATTCAAGTGGCGAATCGTATTGATATCCTTGTGCGTTCAATTACCACGGATACAGTGGAACAGACGGAGACTTCTCGCGCCGTTGCTCACGTCATGCAAACCGTAGAACTGACAGCGCAAGAAACCTCCCAGGAAGCCCAGCGAGTTTCCGGCGCCCTCCAAAACTTGGTGGGTGTATCCCGCGACTTGATAGCTTCCGTGGAACGCTTCCGAGTCGAAACCATCGAATCTCGGTAATTTGTCATTGGTCATTGGTCATTGGTCATTTGTTATTGGTCATTTGTTATTGGTCATTTGTTATTGGTCATTTGTTATTGGTCATTTGTTATTGGTCATTTGTTATTGGTCATTTGTTATTGGTCATTTGTTATTGGTCATTAGTAAAGGACAAAGGACAAAGGACAAAGGACAAAGGACAAAGGACAAAGGACAAAGGACAAAGGACAAAGGACAAAGGACAAAGGACAAAGGACAAAGGACAAAGAATAACTTAGCACTCATAACTCAGAACTTTGAACTATGCTGCCGGAACAACAACAGCGCATTTTGGGTTACTTTATTGAAGAAGCAAGAGACCATCTCAATACCATTGAGCAGGGATTGCTGAATCTGGAAAGTACTTTAAACGACCCGGAAATGATTAACGAAGTCTTCCGGGCGGCTCACTCTATTAAAGGAGGAGCGGCGATGCTGGGACTAAGTAGCATCCAGCACACTTCTCACCGTTTGGAAGATTGTTTCAAGGTTCTCAAAGAGCATCCGGTTCAGATTGACCAAAAGTTAGAGTCTTTATTTCTCGGTGTCTCTGATACTCTTAAAGTGCTGTTAGAGAATTTGAGCGGACCCTATGGTCTGTCGGAAGAGACAGCAAATACTCTGATGTCAGAAACTGAGCCGGTGTTTCAATGGCTGCATGAGCATCTAGAATTACTCGTAAAACAAGGCACCAATGGAGTAGTTAGCAGTACTAGGGAAATTCACAGCCAGTCAACAGGGACAGATAACGTTAATTCACTCAGTCAGATTTTCCAGGTCGAAGACACCAATCTTGTGTTTGACACATCCGAAGAGGAGCGATCGCCTGTCCCCATCCCTGAAGATAAAAATTGGGGCGAGTTTCAAACCCAAGTGTTACAAACACTGCGGGAAATGTTGCAATTGTTTAAGCAAAGTACAACGCCTGAATCTCGACAAAATTTAGAGCAATGCTGTCACCAATTAGTCACACTGGGTGAGAAATTTCATTTACCTAAGTGGTGTAGTTTATGTCAAGCGGCCGCTAGTGCGATCGCTAATCCTGAAAATACCTATCTAACTTTAGCTAAAATTGTCATTACAGAATTTAAACAAGCTCAGGAGTTAGTCCTACAAGGTAGGGACATTGAGATTACAATTAGTCAACAATTAGAAGCACTCCTCAACTTTCCTGAGATTGAACTATTAGAAATAACCCCTGATTTGCTAGAGCAAGAGCCAGCAACACAGTCAATTACAGAAACTGGGGCTGATCATCTATTGTCTGGAACAACAGATGATTTTGTCAATGGCAATAAAAACACGATTATTAGCCTAACTGAGGTATCTGAGCAACTTAATCTAGACGTAGAAATTCCCGCAGCCGCAGAAAACACAGTCACGGAAACTTCTCTACTTTCTCACCCCTTATCCAGTCTGGAAAATGATCGACATCCAACAAATACCAATATTGATTCCAAGGGACCAGAAGTAGGAATAGCTGAGTTAAATACCCTTGCTGGTTTGTTTGAAATTGACAATTCCGAACTGGATGAGACTTGGCAACAAGAGGAAATCCTAGACGTGAATACCGACAATACATCGGGAATTATTGACAACAGCGAAACCGAGAATCTTGATAATGATTTTGCTGATTTTCTGTTATTTGATGATGATAATAGCAGTGAGGAAATTCCAACAATCTCCGCTAATAGTGAAGATTTATCGTTGTTATTTGGCGACAATTTTTTAGAAAAAGACAATTCCGAATTGCCAGTCAATGTTTTATCAGATACAACCTTTGAGTTGGATGAGTTGGATAATATTTCTGACTTGGAGCTAAATTTAGACTCCTCTAATGAGCCAATTTTCGCCGAATTAACCCAAATTGCCGATGATTCTCAAAAGTCTGCTGGAGAAATGTCCACAGCGAATATCAGCGATGATTTATTGGAGTTGGGACTAGATGAATTAACCCAAATCGCCGATGATTCCCAAAAGTCTGCTGGAGAAATATCCACAGCGAATATCAGCGACGATTTAGTGGAGTTGGAACTAGATGAAAATGAATCAATATCTCCAGGAGAATTAACTCCAGCAGAGACGGAAAATATCGCCAGCCTCGAAGTAACCACCAAGCAAGAAAACAATTTTGAAGAGTTATTTTTAGCTGATAAAAATACTAATCGGCTGGAAGAAAGTACGCCTAATAATCACATATCTCAGCCAGAAAACGTATCTTTCGATCATCTGTTTGCGGAACTGGAAGAGAATTCACTACTGTCTCCAAGCGAGTCAGCTATCGGAGATTTATTTAATACATCTGATGACACAAATATAGAGTTTTCTGTGTCAGAAGACCCTATCAGCAACTTCTGGGAACAAGAAGCCGAACCAGAACAAAAGCAGGAAGTTGTGCAAGCTTTAGAAGAAAGTTTGTTTATGGCTGCGGCTAATGAAGACTTTTTTGTTGATAGTCAGCAGGATATATCTTCACCAACAAACAGTTTTGGTGTAGAAGATTTTGAACTTACTTTTTTACAGCCAGAGCCGGAACTTGAACTGAATATAACATCAGATGTGGGGAATGATTTGTTTGGGGAGTTTACAGCAAGTAACACGACAAATTTATCTGCTGTTAGGGATGATGTAGAGTCTGTGGCTGAGAGTATCCACCTCCAATCAGAGAACGATTCGACAGATCTAACTCCCGAAGTTTTGGATTTCATCCCCGAATTTACCAATCAGCCGCTAGAGACAGAATTTGCTGATAGTTCTAAATCCTTTACTGACCTGGAATTTGAGTTTTTGGATGCTAGCGATGAGAATGAAGATCAAACCATTACTCTTACTACTTATATTCAGCTAGACAGCGCCGATAATCCTATTAATGATTTAGATGATTTATTGCCAAGAGAAACTATTAATCCAGAATTTAATTTTACAGATATAGCAATTGAGTCTGAGATTTTAGATTCTCCGTTAGCAACTGAAGTTAAATTTACAGAAGCAAGCCTTGTACAAAGCGAGGAATTGGGTTTAGACAATGATTTATTGATGAGAGATTATGCTTTATTAGCAGGAGAAAGTCAGGAAGAGTTATTACAAAGTATAGGCACTGAATCTGAGTTAAATCTCACAGCAGAATCAGCGGATTTGTCAGAGCCTGTGTTGGATATAGGCGAAATATCTCAAGTAGAAAATGGTGTTATTATACCTCAAGCAGTAGCTCCAGAAAATCAGACTTATATTCAAGATGAATTTGCTGATTTGGAAGCATTACTACAAGAAGAACAAGTAGCTCCTATTCGCAATGCTTTTGCTATCACAGTAGAAGATTTTGCTGCATTGGAAGCATTGCTGGGTACAGACAACAATGAACAGGTGTCCTCACCACCGCTATCATTCCAGCCACAACTGACACCAGCTGCTGATTACACAGCTAGCAAGGCGGTGATACCAGAGATAGACGATGAATTTAGTGATTTAGAGAAACTGCTAGCCCAAGCAGATCAAACGATATCGCACTCACCACAAATAAAATCGAATACAAATAAAATCCAACGTAGCTCTAATCGTCGTGCGGCGAGATTTGAAGAAACGATGAAAGTGCCAGTTAAACAACTGGACGATATGAGCAATTTAGTTGGGGAATTGGTGGTAAACCGCAATACCTTAGAGCAGGATCACGAACGTCTGCGACAGTCACTAGATAACTTGTTAATTCAGGTACAACAGCTGTCGAATGTGGGTGCGAGGATGCAGGAGTTATATGAGCGATCG
The Gloeotrichia echinulata CP02 DNA segment above includes these coding regions:
- a CDS encoding response regulator, encoding MSTVLIVEDSIAQREMITDLLKASGLIVTHASDGVEALEAIQSTPPDLVVLDIVMPRMNGYEVCRRLKSDPKTQNVPVVMCSSKGEEFDRYWGMKQGADAYIAKPFQPTELVGTVKQLLRG
- a CDS encoding chemotaxis protein CheW; this translates as MVSKPDFLSGSGQDHFRPELQVESPEGELHLRFYIPSHQEFALPATGIREVMELSPDRITPIPNVSPLLLGTLNLRGRVIWVADLGQFLGEATALNTDRAEIPVIAIEEQDTIVGLAVEEIGGMDWLDVQHLMLPTHVPDTMAPFLRGEWLLDANHNQCLRLLDQMAILRSARWAG
- a CDS encoding methyl-accepting chemotaxis protein, with the protein product MAASIDEYLEAYQQAYTAYTEQNYELAATLIDEVVQNLPDDSNSHLLRGHIYYVLQEYDIAKIEYETVLVLSEDAGIIEFAKNGIDSINQLQETLDLSNSSVDNGQGDAVDISAAVQVDELELKKWDLSENLEEDSFDFESLSEEEEISEEIDEISLGNPFYIPTDNLEFSPEADSAASFTEDPFSLHEQPSEQDSQSNSWQDQVELELPPFWQEDLSTGTIDESDSVPSIGDDSNSPFAQGNSEIPAELLIGETSPAARSADLELPKNDESDDTLLISKSMGEEIGKNPKNLIYNKDDFQVTSENWLGQTDTDTAEDLPEVTSSFERNYAVEQKAIKSGVAGGIKNFEGDDNFDFEAFESAFGTEDINTDEDTTGILNAETAKSNIEFLDDFDEFDDLGSIPGFDLTEEEPTFAEVAIRVGTLDANGRLPSKGIDLPMSDATNSDREEELFSITGSQEAVPVFTQTDVSKLEPNVSVEQGWLALLENASLENKQWVVAGVVGVVSALMVATVSFAATTFSPAQQRESVRNTGWAMALAAGIAGGVTAGVMGNLTLKQIRRTTKDLQAQFDAVRQGNLNVKATVYSEDELGMLATGFNEMARVIFATTNEAQRKADEQEEAKENLQRQVIRLLDDVEGAARGDLTVQAEVTADVLGAVADAFNLTIQNLRDIVQQVKVAAREVTKGATNSETFARALSSDALRQAEELANTLNSVQVMTDSIQRVAEAAREAETVARDASTIALKGGEAVENTVAGILEIRETVAETTRKVKRLAESSQEISKIVALISQIASRTNLLALNASIEAARAGEAGRGFAIVADEVRQLADKSAKSLKEIEQIVMQIQSETGSVMTAMEEGTQQVIKGTKLAEEAKRSLENIIQVANRIDILVRSITTDTVEQTETSRAVAHVMQTVELTAQETSQEAQRVSGALQNLVGVSRDLIASVERFRVETIESR
- a CDS encoding response regulator, producing the protein MLPEQQQRILGYFIEEARDHLNTIEQGLLNLESTLNDPEMINEVFRAAHSIKGGAAMLGLSSIQHTSHRLEDCFKVLKEHPVQIDQKLESLFLGVSDTLKVLLENLSGPYGLSEETANTLMSETEPVFQWLHEHLELLVKQGTNGVVSSTREIHSQSTGTDNVNSLSQIFQVEDTNLVFDTSEEERSPVPIPEDKNWGEFQTQVLQTLREMLQLFKQSTTPESRQNLEQCCHQLVTLGEKFHLPKWCSLCQAAASAIANPENTYLTLAKIVITEFKQAQELVLQGRDIEITISQQLEALLNFPEIELLEITPDLLEQEPATQSITETGADHLLSGTTDDFVNGNKNTIISLTEVSEQLNLDVEIPAAAENTVTETSLLSHPLSSLENDRHPTNTNIDSKGPEVGIAELNTLAGLFEIDNSELDETWQQEEILDVNTDNTSGIIDNSETENLDNDFADFLLFDDDNSSEEIPTISANSEDLSLLFGDNFLEKDNSELPVNVLSDTTFELDELDNISDLELNLDSSNEPIFAELTQIADDSQKSAGEMSTANISDDLLELGLDELTQIADDSQKSAGEISTANISDDLVELELDENESISPGELTPAETENIASLEVTTKQENNFEELFLADKNTNRLEESTPNNHISQPENVSFDHLFAELEENSLLSPSESAIGDLFNTSDDTNIEFSVSEDPISNFWEQEAEPEQKQEVVQALEESLFMAAANEDFFVDSQQDISSPTNSFGVEDFELTFLQPEPELELNITSDVGNDLFGEFTASNTTNLSAVRDDVESVAESIHLQSENDSTDLTPEVLDFIPEFTNQPLETEFADSSKSFTDLEFEFLDASDENEDQTITLTTYIQLDSADNPINDLDDLLPRETINPEFNFTDIAIESEILDSPLATEVKFTEASLVQSEELGLDNDLLMRDYALLAGESQEELLQSIGTESELNLTAESADLSEPVLDIGEISQVENGVIIPQAVAPENQTYIQDEFADLEALLQEEQVAPIRNAFAITVEDFAALEALLGTDNNEQVSSPPLSFQPQLTPAADYTASKAVIPEIDDEFSDLEKLLAQADQTISHSPQIKSNTNKIQRSSNRRAARFEETMKVPVKQLDDMSNLVGELVVNRNTLEQDHERLRQSLDNLLIQVQQLSNVGARMQELYERSLLEASLLASRKHKDSASVPTHDSNAERGFSELEMDRFTPFHTLSQEMIEMIVRVRESASDIDFVTEETERVARQFRQVTTQLQEGLTRARMVPFSQTIDRLRRGVRDNAIKYGKQVELLIEGGNTLIDKMILDHLNDPLTHMLNNAIIHGIETSEERATLGKSPVGVITIRAFHQGNQTVISVGDDGAGIDAERVKAKALKLGMITAQQAKAMSRIDVYDLLFQSGFTMKDQADEMSGRGVGMDVVRSEISEIRGIVNTDSAIGKGTTFTIRLPLTLSICKALCCVSDRARIAFPMDGVEDTLDIPVKNIQHTADGQSFISWRDTILPFRPLKELLSFNRQLSRGNVYGGNRDDDMVSVVVVRSGNTLIALQIDLVLSEQEIVIKQFESPAPKPIGVAGATVLGDGRIMPIADVLEIMDIFQGRISKQNTSTYWQQKATPNTPDTSAVKIDPTVLIVDDSITVRELLSLTFNKAGYRVEQARDGQEAWDKLRSGLPCDIVFCDIEMPRCDGLELLSRIQKDNNLNHLPIAMLTSRGADKHRQMAIQLGASGYFTKPYLEEALLEAAGRMLKGEKLVNTTIV